CATACTTAGTCACATAACCCTCTGGCAAAGATATCCTAGTCATTCAATTCACCTCGACTATTTTAGATCTTAAAACTTTAGAAGTCTTAATCGCTAAATCAACCATTTTCTCAATGTCCTTCATAGTTAAAGGAGAATCTCCTCCTTTCTGCAAAGCACAAATCTTATCATCATCCAAAACAGTCACAGTTAAACGAGCATCAACAGCCTTCTCCTCCTCATCAGTAGGATCAACGATTAACAAATCACCAATCTTACAAACAGTAATAGGAACAGGCATTTTTTGAAGCTCCAAAGTCTTATCAGTCTTAACATGATAATCAACAGTACCATCCTCATTCATCTTAGGAAACCTAGCATTCTTCAAAGCAGCAAGAGCAGCCAAGCCACCCATATCAATTAAGTTCCCATCATAATTCAAAGGAACAATATCAATAGCCACAGTCCAAACTTTTTCTCCTTTCTCCAAACAAAGAGACTTAGTATTGAAAGCCTTACTCTCCCTAATACCCCTATCTATAACTCTAGCAGTCTCAATGGATTCAATACTAGGAGGACCAGATTCAAATTCAGGATTACTAAGAGGAAGAAGCTCAGCTCCAACCATTAATACTCCGTCTTCAGGTGTATCAGGATAAGGCTTCTCAATAGCCATCT
This portion of the Candidatus Woesearchaeota archaeon genome encodes:
- a CDS encoding exosome complex protein Rrp42; amino-acid sequence: MNHEVKEHIRNALKKGIRIDGRKLEELRPISIETGFLSTAEGSAKIIFGDAEVLAGVKMAIEKPYPDTPEDGVLMVGAELLPLSNPEFESGPPSIESIETARVIDRGIRESKAFNTKSLCLEKGEKVWTVAIDIVPLNYDGNLIDMGGLAALAALKNARFPKMNEDGTVDYHVKTDKTLELQKMPVPITVCKIGDLLIVDPTDEEEKAVDARLTVTVLDDDKICALQKGGDSPLTMKDIEKMVDLAIKTSKVLRSKIVEVN